From the genome of Pochonia chlamydosporia 170 chromosome Unknown PCv3seq00016, whole genome shotgun sequence:
GGGAACATTAATTACCTACTTGGACTGGTTTCTCCAGTTGCTAGCAAGCAGGGTAACCCCTGCAAGACGGGTGTCTGACACCGACTCGCTAGTTGACACTTGCACGCCCCCCTTGCCCctacatcaccaacaagtaCACCGGGCGGTTATTATGACCTCAACTAAAGCACAGGCAGCCAGTGAAAGGTGCAGATGTGCCACAACGCCAAATACAGGGTCGTCCAGATGACCGGTACCTGGCAGTTGAGGTGTCAGGTACCGTCATTGGCACTCCCAGCCCAGCGTTCAGCGTCCCTCAGCGCCATGGCACCACACCAGCATAACCAGTCCAGGTATTTGCCCAGGTACCTCAGAACGGATGGTGGGCGCGCTGCTTTGCTTGAAGGTATGTAACAGACTCCCAGGGGTCGGCACCACGCTGTGCGAGATTCTTCTTCTATCGATGGTGCGGCTATTTGAGGCTTGAAAAGATTTTACCCTTCTCGATGTCCCTTGCTTTTGTTAGCTGCTTTTCTGAGCCTTGCTGCAGCGTCTTGATAACTGCCCTGTCCCCCGGTGCGTCAGCAGGATGAATTACTTTACTACATTATGCCCCCAAAGCCTTCGTGAGTTTTCTTCAGCTCCCCATTCCCCATCGCTGAACTCCCAGTTACTGGATTACTGAGGCTGCCGAAGCCAAGTAGCGTGTCAAATCTGGCTCGGAAGTGGCTGCACCTAAGAACCTTGGCTTGGCGCTAGTGCAAGGTCCGGCGTAGCCCTCAGCGGGATGTCCCCGCGGCGGACAAATGGTTAAGAGGGAATCCCTGTGCGGATTACGCCATTGTACTTGGTTTACGTCGAGCCGAAGAGCTATTTCTGATTGGGACATACAATCTGCGCGCAGCAATGTGGCCGTCCTGGGCTGGTCTCGAGGGTCCTACGTAGAGCTGCAAGCCTTCTAACCAACATAGATCATCTTCTGCATGGGGCAGGTGCACGGCCATGTGCCACGCTGCAAGCAGAGCAGCGGCTTGCTTTATGACAATTTTTCGCCATGTTGGCTAATTCCATGTTCTATGTCGCCATGTTGCTCACCGTAGTGCAGGTCGGAGTCGTCACGAAACTTCACGATATGGACAGCTTCAGGACCGTGTTCCCATGACTTTACTGCCCTCCTCATCCTGGCACCACTTATTGCAGCTATATTTATCGTCTCGGCAATCTTCTCTGGTTTGTACGCTAATTGCGTTATGAAAGTTAACTATAGAAAGAGACAGCCGCTTCCTATGGGCAGGCACAGCGATCGATCCACATGACGAAGACCGCAGAATCACCAAAAGTTCGACATGAAAGAATCTACAGGTGCTTCTTTATTGTAGTCCTCCGCGTAGTGGGTTGTTACGTCCTTGGCATGATAACCCTCTGGTGGTAAATAACCGCCCTAATAATTGCTACAAATGCGATTATTAGCCTACCCTTGTGCCCTGTGGCGCAAGTTTGCGGACTATTACATGGGTCCCTTTTACCGTGCCCTACCCTACAAACGGTCGCTAAGCCGTCCAATTGTTtcattgaattgaattgaattgaatttggTATCGCCTGTCGGCGCCCTGGGTAGGCATGAGGCGTGCTAGCTAGTCTTCGACGGTGATTACATAAATCCACCTGCCCTGTAAGCCCCGCAGAACGCGACGTCCAATTGCTTCATCAGACCGTGGTTTGTGTAACTAGGGTAGGCTGGCAACATAGAATACGGCAGTAAAGAAGGCATTCATGATGATCTATTTGTCAAGGCAGGTCCATCTATGGCTCCCAGCCGCTGTAGCGGCAtggaaggcgagagtgcaagccgagccaccatcgggctcagcccgttacatGTGGGATAGCAATGACGAGTGCGACTATGGCTTCCGGACTTAATGCCATTGTTAAAGTTATATTTAGCAAGGCAAGATATTGGGTATGGTGAAGAGACGATGTAGTATATGAATCGATTGCAGAAAATCTACCGATGGCTGTCTCTTTATAAGCTCAACTTCAGCCATGTCCTAATGAGGTTGGCCAGTATTTGTCCACAGACCCCATACGCCCCCACCTCCTCGACTGTTACCCTCTCTCGACCGCCCCCTCCAGACCGCCCCCTCCACAGAATCCACAGCATCCACAGCATCTGCCGTCCTGGGGGGAGGATCCATCGGGAACAAGTACTATACTACTCGCCCACAACTTGATCTGTTACACTACAACTGCCATACTTTGGGTCTTCTCTCTATTGTATTTTCCAGCCGGTCATACTTGCCTTCCCCTACGACTCGGCCCGTGGAAAGCTAAGAGCCACAGGTTGTCGCCGTTTCATCGTCAACGACAAGTTCAACTTAGATCGCAAGACTGACTTGCGGCCGAGTCCTTGGCGGGACCAGCTTTGCAGAGGATGAACTCTCTTAAGGTCATCTTCTGAGCTGTTAGTGCCACGATGTGCCCTCGCAGCGAAAAGCGTGGTCGGGTGGCCTGCAGATTCTTGACCCACTACCAGCCTGCTAACAGGACCTAGGGACGACGAATTTTACAGGTGGAGTTTGAGCCCGCCTGCGTGGTCGCTCCACATGTTCTGTCTAGGGTACGTTGCAGTGCCACAGTCGTCAGTGCAGGCGTCTGGGACATCGCCGCGCTAGCTTGGCTTGAGTATACGGGTTGGTATTGCTCCTAGTCCAGCTATTCTACTTATTACCATGATGATCACTTGCACGAAAGGGGATGCGGCCCCTTGAAAGGCCACGGCCAGTGGATTTCCACCGTGATGTGCGGCTAACGTTGGAGTGATGCGCTAATGCTTGGTCTTACTCAACTACCGGAGAACTAAAACCCTCCATCCGCTATTCTAAGATCAAagaacttgacttggtcgACGTTGAAATTCTGTTGCAATTTTATTTATTATGAAATTTATCTTCTGCACGTTGATTCAATTGATGATGCGGCACGTCCTCGTATAGGTTAGCATTTCCTCCACTACGCTGGGAGCGGCTGATCTGGACATGGGGAATGATAAACACAACATGAAGAGTGCTGTGGAGAGGAATGCAACAGGTTCCTGTCGTCGTAAAGGACTGGTCGTTAGATCCAGGGTCTCTTGTCGAACTCCTATCTAGAGTGACCGGAGATGTTTTGGAGCCGTCTCTTCCTGTACCTAAAGGTCACGACCCAGCTATAAACAAAAGTGTAacaaaaggccaagatgATAAGCCCGGCGACAACAAGAGGTCCCAGAATGGAGAAGACGGTGAAGCCGTACGACGCAGACTGGAAAGCGTCGTTGCTGGCGAGGGACTTCGTGGCGAGCCCGACCCGCatggcagccaagacaacaGCGATGTAGACCGTCGCCGCGGCTAGCCAGGCAAAATTTTCCCGGAAGAAGACGCCGTACTGATCCCAGCGAGGCTTGTAGCCGCGCAGTGGTGTCCACCAGAGGTAATATATCTTGTTCAGCCGACTCAGACGAAGCTCTCCGTAGTAGAAGCGCGAGTCGATGCTAGGGTagatgtactccgtatggagCTCCTCGACAAAGACCCTCCAGCTAGGCCACCGAACTTCTGTCGGAAGCAGGCGCTTATCCTTAGCAATCAGGAAGTCACTCTCGTGGGAAATAAGCGCAGCGTaagagaagaggaagccAAGCGCACGCCGGGCAAGCACTGTCGGCCCGCACGCGTAGGCAGTGCCATGGAAGCCGGCGTCCGCGTCCGAGCATTCGCACTCTTGCCCACAGGAGAGGTACTCGTGCCAGAATTGCGGCTCGAGCAGGAACCGCGGCATGGGTTTAAGGAATATGTGGCCCGTCATCCAGACGAGATGCATGTCCATCTGCTCCGTGATGGTGATTTTTCTGCCCACTAGCAACTGGTAGTGTAGCGGACGCGGCGGCATAGGCCGGCCGGcgagccaaagccagccGTGAATGGTAGTCAGCCGGCGGAGGTCAAGCTCATTTTCGATGCAAGTCTGGACATGGCGAGCTGGCGCGGCTAGATCGTCGGACTCGGTACGATACGACGCGGGCAAGAGTGACTGGAGCCAATTCCTTTCGCACCGAGACGCGTCAGGGCCTTGTTCGTCCTTGTGCTCCAGAAGGCGGACGGAGAATGGAGGTGACTGTTAGATGTGCCATTAGcccaaacttggccagcGTAACGGGGAGCACAAGGGCAATACTGGTCTCCTCCCCATTCTGCTTCCGTTTCGAGAGTCGCCAGCCATCCCCAGATCAGGCTCTAGGAACACGGAATTGACAAGGTTACACAGTGCGGTGTAACAGATTGGACGCGATGTGTTTGGAGCAAAATATCCAGGCACGATGCTCACGATCTATGTTCTGAAGGGCTCCCCTTAAGCAGGATGATTCTGGATACACCAGGCGATGGTGCTTCGTGTTCGAACGCACAAATCTCGGACGATTGGCTGCGGTTGCGTGATTGGGCAGTAAGTAGCCATGCAACTTGATGCTACATCACGCTCGGGAAAGAATCACACCACCTCACCCTATTATGCTTTGAGGCGACTGGGCAATGCTTTACCAGCAGCCTTCACGTTCGTCTGCTTGTTCCCCTCTCACTTGATGTCCTTCACTCATCgtgttttggtgttgagtgaCTGCCAAAGACAAGCGTTGCTCATTCAATACAGAGGTATCACAGTCGATCGTCCAGCGGATCTAGCGCTCCAAATTCTTGTCCTAACATGACAACCACAAGCATCTCTCATAGTACATATCCCTTGAGGCCATGATGGAGTGGATACGAGCTGGGCTCATCACCCTTTTAGCTGGCGTGGCTAGTATCGCTTGCCTCTGGTTTTTGGGGAGAAATAACCATCGATCAAAATCGGGTCCTCAGCCCCAAGCCGTACAGGAGCATCCCACTGATGAGTCGCCCCCGGAGAAGAAAGAGGTTCGTTGTCCCGAGAATGGAATAAACAGCACCATTAATACCACATTAGAATCGGGTTAGACAGCGTCTTACGATATTGTACCCTGAGCAGACCGAGAACGGCAACGACGATGCTGAGGTTGAGTAAGTATTCAGAGCAGTTCTGCGGGGACGTCCATCTAACAAGGACAGCATTGTTGCCGTACATGGCCTTGGGTCAGACGTTGACTGGTCCTGGACATACAAGGACGGCGAAAGGCAGATCAACTGGCTTCGAGACCCCAACATGTTGCCTGCAAAGGTGCCCAAGTCGAGGATTATCGTGTACAGCTACGAGTCCAGATGGCATGCGGACGCGCCGAAGACACGGCTCCAGCTCTGCGGAGAGGAGCTCGTACATAGTGTACACTCGTTCCGTCACAGCGTACCGAACCGTCCGCTTGTTTTCGTCGGTCATAGTCTAGGTGGAAATGTCATCCTGCAAGTGAGCcggcgtcgtcgtcaccCTTGCCTTGCTTTTGGCTAATCTCCGAAATCCAGGCCCTTCTGTACGCCAACGAAGACGATAAATACGCGTGCTTGCCGAAGGCGACGGTTGGCCTAGTGTTTCTAGGCACTCCATTTCGGGGGTCGAAGTGGCAGCCGTTTCTCAACGCTCTCGCGCAGCTTATGGGACCGGCTGGCTCGCACCGCGGAATCACCAGGGAGCTCGGTTTCGATGAGCCTGAGCTACGGGACAAACTGCATCGCTTCTGCAAGCTACGCAATAAG
Proteins encoded in this window:
- a CDS encoding subtilisin-like serine protease (similar to Metarhizium robertsii ARSEF 23 XP_007817443.1) yields the protein MAGDSRNGSRMGRRPSPPFSVRLLEHKDEQGPDASRCERNWLQSLLPASYRTESDDLAAPARHVQTCIENELDLRRLTTIHGWLWLAGRPMPPRPLHYQLLVGRKITITEQMDMHLVWMTGHIFLKPMPRFLLEPQFWHEYLSCGQECECSDADAGFHGTAYACGPTVLARRALGFLFSYAALISHESDFLIAKDKRLLPTEVRWPSWRVFVEELHTEYIYPSIDSRFYYGELRLSRLNKIYYLWWTPLRGYKPRWDQYGVFFRENFAWLAAATVYIAVVLAAMRVGLATKSLASNDAFQSASYGFTVFSILGPLVVAGLIILAFCYTFVYSWVVTFRYRKRRLQNISGHSR